In a single window of the Gracilimonas sp. genome:
- a CDS encoding DUF3341 domain-containing protein, which yields MSTTEKNDLYGIIAEFKNPKELIDVAKTMSKSGFSKFDTFSPFPIHGMDKAMKLKKSKLGWIVLGHAFIGFFGALAMMYFMAVMDYPMNISGKPFFNAPAWVPITFELTVLLSSFGAVFGMFFLNGLPRLNNPLFNVERFKKATDDGFFACIEAEDDMFEAGKVKKLFEEAGATHIEEVYE from the coding sequence ATGAGTACAACAGAAAAGAATGATTTATACGGCATTATAGCCGAGTTCAAAAATCCAAAAGAACTGATTGATGTTGCCAAAACAATGTCAAAGTCAGGATTCAGCAAGTTCGATACCTTTAGTCCTTTCCCGATTCACGGAATGGATAAAGCTATGAAGCTGAAAAAATCCAAGCTTGGTTGGATTGTACTGGGTCATGCTTTTATTGGTTTTTTCGGCGCACTGGCAATGATGTACTTCATGGCGGTTATGGATTATCCAATGAATATCAGCGGAAAACCATTTTTTAACGCTCCGGCCTGGGTGCCAATCACTTTTGAATTAACGGTACTTTTATCCTCTTTTGGAGCTGTTTTTGGGATGTTTTTCTTAAACGGACTCCCAAGACTTAACAACCCTCTTTTCAACGTTGAGCGATTTAAGAAAGCTACTGATGATGGTTTCTTTGCCTGTATTGAAGCTGAAGACGATATGTTTGAAGCTGGTAAAGTGAAGAAATTGTTTGAAGAAGCCGGTGCTACTCACATTGAGGAAGTTTATGAATAA
- a CDS encoding c-type cytochrome, with protein MNKTNTQISFPGMNIKGMFKIAGIFALGITLSACQGQLSEKPPIHPNMNMDQQPRKEAQEENNFFADGRSMRQPVEGTVARGLAKTDRAYYEGVDENGEFIDYIPVDLTKSFLYRGKERYEIYCTPCHGQTGAGDGIIMEGNYGYVPAPSYHDQRVRDLSDGELYSAIYNGVRTMPSYSTQVPVEDRWAIVAYIRALQESQNVTEQEIQEYPVDLSALQEEFTKEKARQDSITATRAPKDAPQPTVDLGKEVITANGCAACHNEDGAPGGIGPTWAGLFGSEGEVITADGETITVTKDEDYIRESIVAPEAKKPVDYAQGVMASYSYLADHEIEAIVLYIKNLSEN; from the coding sequence ATGAATAAGACGAATACTCAAATATCATTTCCAGGAATGAACATTAAAGGAATGTTTAAGATTGCGGGCATTTTTGCGCTCGGAATCACTCTTTCGGCCTGCCAGGGACAGCTTTCTGAAAAGCCTCCTATTCACCCAAATATGAATATGGACCAGCAGCCAAGAAAAGAAGCACAAGAGGAAAATAACTTTTTCGCCGATGGACGCTCTATGCGTCAGCCGGTAGAAGGAACCGTTGCAAGAGGTTTAGCTAAAACCGATCGTGCCTATTATGAGGGTGTCGATGAAAACGGAGAGTTTATTGATTATATCCCCGTTGATCTGACCAAATCATTCCTTTACCGCGGGAAGGAACGCTACGAAATTTATTGCACACCTTGTCACGGACAAACCGGTGCCGGAGATGGCATAATCATGGAAGGAAATTACGGATACGTTCCTGCTCCTTCTTATCATGATCAAAGGGTAAGAGATTTATCGGATGGGGAATTGTATTCAGCTATTTACAACGGTGTACGAACCATGCCCTCTTATTCTACTCAGGTTCCTGTTGAAGACCGATGGGCGATTGTTGCTTACATCCGTGCCCTGCAAGAAAGCCAGAATGTTACTGAACAGGAAATTCAGGAATATCCGGTTGACCTGTCTGCCCTTCAGGAAGAATTCACCAAAGAAAAAGCACGACAAGATTCTATTACAGCTACACGGGCTCCTAAAGATGCGCCTCAACCAACCGTCGACCTTGGTAAAGAAGTAATTACAGCTAACGGCTGTGCGGCCTGTCATAATGAAGATGGTGCACCCGGTGGTATTGGACCAACATGGGCCGGACTGTTTGGTAGCGAAGGTGAGGTAATAACTGCCGACGGTGAAACAATCACTGTTACTAAAGATGAAGATTATATCCGTGAATCAATTGTTGCCCCTGAAGCGAAGAAACCTGTGGATTATGCACAGGGAGTGATGGCTTCTTACAGCTACCTTGCTGATCATGAAATTGAAGCCATTGTGCTTTACATCAAAAATTTATCTGAAAACTAA
- a CDS encoding transposase — MSEKYSSEFKAKVALEAVAQGRSVIEKIAQKHNVSEDDVIEWAAQLQDEASQIFTTESAHTDEGDVEEVDITTEDEEFAGAVEHGVMSDTLNYNKLIFWSTLGTALVVIFVIGLVYFSQYSLFETQKQVSSQSTFSEVKELKAEQDQELNSFGVVNLEEGIYRIPIDSAISKIATD, encoded by the coding sequence ATGTCAGAAAAGTATAGCTCAGAATTTAAAGCAAAAGTAGCACTCGAAGCTGTTGCACAAGGGCGTTCTGTAATTGAGAAGATCGCTCAAAAGCATAACGTTTCAGAAGATGATGTAATTGAATGGGCAGCTCAGCTTCAGGATGAAGCTTCTCAAATCTTCACGACCGAATCGGCCCATACGGATGAAGGTGACGTTGAAGAAGTTGATATCACGACCGAAGACGAAGAATTTGCCGGTGCTGTTGAGCACGGTGTAATGAGTGATACACTCAATTACAACAAATTGATATTTTGGTCTACCCTTGGGACCGCACTCGTTGTTATTTTTGTTATCGGTTTAGTTTATTTTTCTCAATACAGCCTTTTTGAAACACAAAAACAGGTTTCAAGCCAAAGCACCTTTTCAGAAGTAAAAGAATTAAAAGCTGAACAAGATCAAGAGTTGAACAGCTTTGGAGTTGTTAACCTTGAGGAAGGTATTTACAGAATTCCTATTGACAGTGCTATTAGTAAAATAGCCACAGACTGA
- a CDS encoding SCO family protein, with product MRRFTLLAISLLAVFLSSQSANAQVNRETPDALQDLGIDEHLGDFIPLDAKFATSKGDSVVLGDLLEEGKPVLLNPLYYECPMLCGLVIDGVINVVDELAWKPGKEFIVISISIDPQENAELAAKSKENYLSGMDSTTKAGWHFLTGKKDQIDKVIEAVGFEYKEIEKTGEFAHSAAIMLLSPKGKITRYLYGISYDSFNVRSALYESADGKIGNTVDKLVMYCYQYDPDSGSYAPVAINIMKLGGLATLIILGIFLGVLWLREKRKKPTSKTEFN from the coding sequence ATGAGACGTTTTACACTGTTAGCAATTAGCTTGCTTGCAGTGTTTCTGAGTTCACAATCTGCCAATGCGCAGGTAAATCGTGAAACACCGGATGCGCTGCAAGATCTCGGTATCGATGAACATCTGGGAGATTTTATCCCTCTTGATGCCAAGTTTGCTACATCAAAAGGTGACAGTGTTGTTCTGGGTGATTTACTGGAGGAAGGAAAACCTGTTTTATTGAACCCCTTATACTATGAATGCCCTATGTTGTGCGGCCTGGTAATTGATGGGGTAATAAATGTTGTTGATGAGCTGGCCTGGAAACCTGGCAAAGAATTTATTGTGATTTCAATCAGTATCGACCCACAGGAAAATGCTGAACTGGCAGCGAAATCGAAAGAAAATTACCTGTCCGGAATGGATTCCACCACTAAAGCCGGGTGGCATTTCCTGACCGGTAAAAAAGACCAGATTGACAAGGTAATTGAAGCTGTTGGATTTGAATACAAAGAAATTGAAAAAACCGGAGAGTTTGCCCACAGTGCGGCAATCATGCTCCTGAGTCCGAAAGGAAAGATAACCCGTTATTTGTACGGCATCTCCTACGACTCATTCAATGTTCGCAGTGCCTTATATGAATCTGCAGATGGAAAGATTGGTAACACCGTCGACAAACTGGTGATGTACTGTTATCAATACGATCCGGATTCCGGCAGTTATGCGCCGGTAGCAATTAATATTATGAAGCTTGGCGGCTTGGCTACACTGATTATTCTCGGTATATTCCTCGGCGTGCTTTGGCTTCGCGAAAAACGCAAAAAACCAACCTCAAAAACTGAATTTAACTAA
- the coxB gene encoding cytochrome c oxidase subunit II has product MGSLFDFMLPELKSPMTGASTDALMAFIHIVSFIILAGVTIAMIYFAIKYKRKSEDDKTPLITHNNTLEITWSVIPLLLVFVVFGWGYKGWLNLKTVPDNAYEIQVSAYKWGWTFKYETGAQVGNEVHVPAGRPVKLVMQSQDVLHSFFVPDYRIKHDVLPNRYTYVWFQAEEPGESQVFCTEYCGTSHSDMLAKVIVHTEEDFQAWLDEQGTGGGGTPVERGEQLATLQGCVTCHSVDGSDKIGPTWQGLYGSERQMEDGSTVTADDNYIRESILDPSAKLVEGYQNQMVSYEGRLSDDDISDIIEYIKTLEE; this is encoded by the coding sequence ATGGGCAGTTTATTCGATTTTATGCTCCCGGAGCTTAAATCTCCGATGACGGGAGCAAGTACCGATGCGCTGATGGCATTCATCCACATCGTCAGTTTTATTATTCTTGCCGGTGTCACCATTGCAATGATTTACTTTGCAATCAAGTACAAGCGCAAATCAGAAGACGACAAAACACCTCTTATTACCCACAACAACACCCTGGAAATTACCTGGTCGGTAATTCCCCTTTTACTGGTATTTGTTGTATTTGGATGGGGATACAAAGGCTGGCTGAATCTTAAAACCGTACCTGATAATGCCTACGAAATTCAGGTTTCTGCCTACAAGTGGGGCTGGACATTCAAATATGAAACCGGAGCTCAGGTTGGTAATGAAGTACATGTACCTGCGGGTCGGCCTGTGAAATTGGTAATGCAGTCTCAGGATGTACTCCACTCCTTTTTTGTACCTGATTACCGAATCAAGCACGATGTACTGCCCAACCGTTATACTTATGTCTGGTTTCAGGCTGAAGAACCCGGAGAGTCACAGGTTTTCTGTACTGAATATTGCGGTACCTCCCACTCTGATATGTTGGCTAAAGTTATTGTTCACACCGAAGAAGACTTTCAAGCCTGGCTAGATGAGCAAGGAACAGGTGGTGGCGGAACTCCCGTTGAACGCGGCGAACAGCTTGCTACTTTACAAGGTTGTGTAACTTGTCATTCCGTAGATGGCTCTGACAAAATAGGACCCACCTGGCAGGGACTGTATGGCAGCGAGCGTCAAATGGAAGACGGCTCTACAGTTACTGCCGATGACAACTATATCCGAGAGTCTATTCTTGATCCAAGCGCAAAACTTGTTGAAGGATATCAAAACCAAATGGTTAGCTATGAGGGTCGCCTTAGTGACGACGACATCTCCGACATTATTGAATACATTAAAACGTTAGAAGAATAA
- the ctaD gene encoding cytochrome c oxidase subunit I, with product MATAEVTPSSSGNVRTLKVKRFKPSEDPKNTYLTDEKGLWAWMTTVDHKKIGLMYLGSVAFFFLLGGVLALLLRTELLTPAKTFIEADTYNQFFTLHGAIMVFFVLVPSIPAALGNFVLPMQLGAKDVAFPRLNLASFYIYVIGAIFTFIALANNGLDTGWTFYTPYSTTSSSSVIWVTLGVFILGFSSILTGTNFISTIHKMRAPGITWGKLPLNIWALYATSIIQVLATPVLAITLLLLTMERFLGIGIFDPALGGDPVLFQHFFWFYSHPAVYIMIVPGFGIISEVITTFSKKHIFGYWAIALSSLAIAFIGFLVWGHHMFTSGQSAVATTVFSFLTFLVGIPTGIKILNWIATLYKGSIEMKTPMIYVFIFLFLFSIGGFTGIMLGALSADIHLHDTYYVVAHFHYVMMGGTLIALLAGLHYWWPKMTGKMYNEFQAKIGSALIFIGFNMTFLPQFIMGSQGMPRRYYNYIDQFTVFHQTSTIGSYILGVGFLLIAYYLFVSLFKGEKAGSNPWGSRGLEWQATSPPDFHNFDHTPVVINGPYDYHKPMEEFQLGLADSHNGHDPSHEAVAAKQKVESN from the coding sequence ATGGCAACAGCTGAAGTAACACCTTCCTCTTCAGGGAACGTACGAACATTAAAAGTAAAGCGGTTTAAGCCGTCAGAAGATCCCAAAAACACTTATCTGACCGATGAAAAAGGTCTTTGGGCATGGATGACGACCGTAGATCATAAGAAAATCGGGCTTATGTATTTAGGCTCCGTTGCTTTCTTCTTTCTGCTTGGCGGCGTGCTTGCACTCTTACTCAGGACCGAACTTCTTACACCGGCTAAAACCTTTATAGAAGCTGACACTTACAATCAGTTTTTTACCCTGCACGGTGCCATTATGGTATTCTTTGTGCTGGTTCCATCAATACCTGCTGCCTTAGGTAACTTTGTGCTTCCCATGCAGCTTGGAGCCAAAGATGTGGCTTTTCCAAGGCTTAACTTAGCCAGTTTTTATATTTATGTGATTGGTGCCATCTTTACTTTCATCGCTCTTGCGAACAACGGACTTGACACAGGCTGGACGTTCTATACTCCTTACAGTACAACCTCATCATCCAGTGTGATTTGGGTAACCCTGGGAGTCTTTATACTTGGATTTTCATCTATTTTAACTGGTACAAACTTTATTTCTACCATCCATAAAATGCGAGCTCCCGGTATTACCTGGGGTAAGCTGCCGCTGAATATCTGGGCGCTGTATGCAACCAGTATCATTCAGGTATTGGCAACTCCGGTATTAGCTATCACACTTTTACTTCTTACGATGGAGCGTTTCCTGGGAATTGGGATCTTTGACCCTGCCCTTGGTGGTGACCCCGTACTGTTCCAGCATTTCTTCTGGTTCTACTCACACCCTGCGGTATATATCATGATTGTACCGGGTTTTGGAATCATTTCAGAAGTAATCACCACCTTTTCCAAGAAACATATTTTTGGATACTGGGCGATTGCGCTTTCATCACTCGCTATTGCCTTCATTGGTTTCCTCGTTTGGGGACACCACATGTTTACCTCAGGTCAGTCTGCCGTAGCAACTACTGTTTTCTCATTCCTTACCTTCCTTGTAGGTATCCCAACCGGTATTAAGATTCTGAACTGGATTGCTACGCTCTACAAGGGGTCAATTGAGATGAAAACCCCTATGATTTATGTGTTCATCTTCTTATTCCTATTTTCAATTGGCGGATTTACTGGAATTATGTTGGGCGCTCTTTCAGCCGACATTCACCTGCATGATACCTACTATGTAGTAGCTCACTTTCACTATGTGATGATGGGTGGAACGCTGATTGCCCTGCTTGCCGGACTCCACTACTGGTGGCCTAAGATGACCGGCAAGATGTACAACGAGTTTCAGGCTAAAATTGGATCTGCACTTATTTTCATCGGCTTCAATATGACCTTCCTCCCGCAGTTTATCATGGGATCACAGGGAATGCCACGACGATATTACAACTACATCGATCAGTTCACCGTATTCCACCAAACTTCAACTATTGGATCTTACATCCTTGGAGTTGGCTTCTTACTTATTGCATATTACCTGTTTGTATCATTATTCAAAGGTGAGAAAGCCGGTTCAAACCCATGGGGAAGCCGTGGACTGGAATGGCAGGCAACTTCACCACCAGACTTCCACAACTTCGATCATACACCAGTTGTAATCAACGGACCGTATGACTACCACAAGCCAATGGAAGAATTTCAGCTTGGACTTGCAGACTCACATAACGGTCATGATCCAAGTCATGAAGCAGTTGCTGCTAAGCAAAAAGTAGAATCCAACTAA
- a CDS encoding cytochrome c oxidase subunit 3 family protein: MANHSTSHPTHVQHHFVDADQQFDTAKMGMWVFLVNEILFFGGLFCAYIIYRAWYPELFTEAALELNTFWGAVNTVVLIGSSLTVAMAIRSAQKDQMKGLKLNLLFTIGLAVIFMVIKAFEYAHKFEMGIFPGEYYTYEGLEHAQAAIFFSIYYMLTGVHALHVLVGIGLIYWIYLRAKKGEFSSEYYTPVEITGLYWHLVDLIWIFLFPLLYLIE, encoded by the coding sequence ATGGCGAATCATTCGACTTCACACCCCACACATGTGCAGCATCACTTTGTTGACGCCGATCAGCAATTTGATACCGCAAAAATGGGTATGTGGGTGTTCTTGGTAAACGAAATCCTATTCTTTGGCGGATTATTCTGTGCTTATATCATCTATAGAGCATGGTATCCTGAACTATTCACGGAAGCAGCACTCGAGCTTAATACCTTTTGGGGAGCCGTAAACACAGTGGTTCTGATTGGTAGTAGTTTAACCGTTGCAATGGCGATTCGGTCTGCTCAGAAAGACCAAATGAAAGGTTTAAAACTCAATCTTCTATTTACAATCGGTCTGGCAGTCATCTTTATGGTGATTAAAGCTTTTGAGTATGCTCATAAATTTGAGATGGGAATCTTTCCTGGTGAATACTATACCTATGAAGGTCTTGAACATGCACAAGCGGCCATCTTCTTTAGTATTTATTACATGCTAACCGGAGTTCACGCTCTTCACGTGCTGGTTGGAATTGGACTTATTTACTGGATTTATCTCCGTGCGAAGAAAGGAGAATTCAGCAGTGAATATTATACCCCCGTTGAGATTACCGGCCTTTACTGGCACTTGGTTGACCTCATCTGGATCTTCCTGTTTCCACTCCTATATCTCATTGAATGA
- a CDS encoding cytochrome C oxidase subunit IV family protein, translating into MSAHNHEHHVSTAGQLWAVGTALLFLTILTVVFGKFVAIPPPFDVITAMSIALVKAFLVAAFFMNLYWDVKFNAMLLIMAVCFFLLMVIITLLDTMYRNDVVPSF; encoded by the coding sequence ATGAGCGCACATAATCACGAACATCACGTTTCTACAGCAGGCCAGCTTTGGGCCGTTGGTACCGCACTACTATTCCTTACTATATTAACCGTAGTATTTGGGAAATTTGTAGCTATTCCGCCTCCATTTGATGTCATCACTGCGATGAGTATTGCACTTGTGAAGGCATTTTTAGTAGCGGCATTCTTCATGAACCTGTACTGGGATGTCAAATTTAATGCCATGTTGCTTATTATGGCGGTTTGCTTCTTCCTGTTAATGGTTATCATTACCCTGTTAGATACCATGTATAGAAACGATGTGGTTCCCTCATTTTAG
- a CDS encoding MBL fold metallo-hydrolase, whose translation MSLSKTTLGPFEIYTIETGDFRLDGGAMFGVVPKTLWSRGLPADDKNRIPMTMRCLLIKSNNTGKLYLIDNGAGTKFNDKMENIYQLDYSVKNLENSFAHHGFSFEDVTDIIFTHLHFDHCGGSSFYNDEDELELTFPNATYHVVKKHWENANSPNAREKASFLPENINPLKESGKLNLVKENHEYEPGLSAVNVDGHTIGQQLPKIEGDNKTLVFVADLLPTHVHVPLPWVMGYDMYPVQTLSEKDAFLKQAAESNWNLYLEHDAHQEIIRIDHKDGRFSVSENLTLNDL comes from the coding sequence ATGAGCTTATCAAAAACTACTTTAGGTCCTTTTGAAATATACACCATCGAAACCGGGGACTTCCGCTTAGATGGTGGCGCTATGTTTGGTGTAGTTCCCAAAACATTATGGTCGCGTGGTTTGCCTGCAGATGATAAAAACCGTATCCCAATGACTATGCGATGCCTGCTCATCAAGTCAAACAATACCGGCAAACTGTACCTGATTGACAATGGAGCAGGCACTAAGTTCAACGATAAAATGGAGAATATTTACCAGCTGGATTACAGTGTTAAGAATCTGGAGAACTCTTTTGCGCATCACGGATTTTCTTTTGAGGATGTAACTGACATTATTTTCACTCACCTTCATTTCGATCATTGTGGAGGAAGCAGTTTTTATAATGATGAAGATGAACTTGAGCTTACCTTCCCAAACGCAACTTATCACGTTGTTAAAAAACACTGGGAAAATGCGAACAGTCCAAATGCCCGCGAGAAAGCCAGTTTTTTACCAGAGAATATCAATCCGCTAAAAGAATCCGGGAAACTAAATTTGGTAAAAGAGAATCATGAATATGAACCCGGCTTGTCTGCGGTAAATGTTGATGGCCATACCATTGGCCAGCAGCTTCCAAAAATTGAAGGTGATAACAAGACTCTCGTTTTCGTGGCAGATCTTTTGCCAACACATGTTCACGTACCTCTTCCGTGGGTGATGGGATATGATATGTACCCAGTGCAAACGCTGAGTGAAAAAGATGCGTTTCTAAAACAAGCAGCTGAAAGCAACTGGAACCTATACCTGGAGCACGATGCCCACCAGGAAATCATCCGTATTGATCATAAAGATGGACGTTTTTCTGTATCTGAAAACCTCACGTTAAATGATCTCTGA